A window of Rubricoccus marinus contains these coding sequences:
- a CDS encoding BON domain-containing protein, with product MAASAPVSAYGLPGPLRALIEGFQERRARTTADKSLALRLKDAMTREQVTARGLSFYIEHGAVAVYGNVADGAEREAILGLIARQPGVTRIVDHLRLADA from the coding sequence GTGGCTGCTTCCGCCCCCGTTTCTGCCTACGGCCTTCCCGGCCCGCTCCGAGCCCTTATTGAAGGGTTCCAGGAGCGCCGCGCCCGTACCACCGCCGACAAGTCTCTCGCGCTCCGCCTCAAGGACGCTATGACCCGCGAGCAGGTCACCGCCAGAGGCCTGAGCTTCTACATCGAGCATGGGGCCGTTGCCGTGTACGGCAACGTCGCGGACGGCGCCGAGCGCGAGGCTATCCTCGGCCTGATCGCGCGGCAGCCCGGCGTTACCCGCATCGTGGACCACCTCCGGCTGGCCGACGCGTAG
- a CDS encoding GNAT family N-acetyltransferase has protein sequence MQDSADFEIRDTQEGLTPGRIATLYRRAPLLRQTDDADRLRESFERSQLVLSAWQGDRLVGLARVLTDGYQVSYLCDLAVEPDVQGTGLGKKLIDTVLERCKGTELVLRDSNLSTGFYAHLGFKPIENGWVRRA, from the coding sequence ATGCAGGACTCTGCCGACTTCGAGATCCGCGACACGCAAGAAGGCCTCACGCCCGGACGAATCGCGACGCTGTACCGGCGCGCGCCGCTCCTGCGGCAGACCGATGACGCTGACCGCCTGCGCGAGTCGTTCGAGCGGTCGCAGCTCGTGCTCTCGGCCTGGCAAGGGGACCGCCTCGTCGGCCTCGCGCGCGTTCTCACCGACGGCTACCAGGTGAGCTATCTCTGCGACCTCGCCGTGGAGCCCGACGTGCAGGGCACGGGGCTGGGCAAAAAGCTGATCGACACCGTTCTGGAGCGTTGCAAGGGGACGGAGCTCGTCCTGCGGGATTCCAACCTTTCGACGGGCTTTTACGCGCACCTGGGCTTCAAGCCCATCGAGAACGGCTGGGTCCGGAGGGCATGA
- the hisS gene encoding histidine--tRNA ligase, with product MFKTIRGTFDVLPIAHDSGGSDIPGTPAWRHVEGIVQDQMRRFGFDEIRTPVLEPVDLVARGVGGTTDIVQKEMFTVERGRETYVLRPEVTAPVVRAALQHSLLQRGGAQRLFYIGPCFRAERPQKGRFRQFHQFGVELLGSDQPQADVEVIANLRAIYAAFGITDTRLRLNTIGDAVDRPRYLDALRTYFAPFVDELTETSRQRLDTNPLRLLDTKDPREREIVADAPKLPDYVGEDARAHYEAVKTHLDALGIPYVEDPLLVRGIDYYTRTVFELESDALGAQSALAAGGRYDGLAEAVGSKTPVPAVGYAAGIERLFLALADAGTELPGLSRPDAFLVAMDDDARPWTLQTAQALRARGLRVEFDLLGRAWRKQLKEASRQDARFAVIVGPDDLASGVAQVKDLASGEQTATPFADLAGALGAAPEA from the coding sequence ATGTTTAAGACCATCCGCGGCACGTTCGACGTGCTCCCCATCGCGCACGACTCCGGAGGGAGCGACATCCCCGGCACCCCCGCGTGGCGCCACGTCGAGGGCATCGTGCAGGACCAGATGCGGCGGTTCGGCTTCGACGAGATCCGCACGCCCGTTCTAGAGCCGGTCGATCTCGTCGCCAGAGGCGTCGGTGGGACGACGGACATCGTGCAAAAGGAGATGTTCACCGTGGAGCGCGGGCGCGAGACGTACGTGCTCCGACCCGAGGTGACGGCGCCAGTCGTGCGCGCGGCGTTGCAGCACAGCCTGCTCCAGCGCGGCGGCGCGCAGCGGCTGTTCTACATCGGGCCGTGCTTCCGCGCCGAGCGCCCGCAAAAGGGACGCTTCCGCCAGTTCCACCAGTTCGGCGTCGAACTTCTGGGCAGCGACCAGCCGCAGGCAGACGTGGAGGTCATCGCCAACCTCCGCGCGATCTACGCCGCCTTCGGAATCACGGACACACGGCTTCGTCTCAACACCATCGGCGACGCCGTCGATCGGCCGCGTTACCTCGACGCGTTGCGGACCTACTTCGCGCCGTTCGTGGATGAGTTGACGGAGACGAGCCGCCAGAGGCTGGACACGAACCCACTCCGCCTCCTCGACACCAAAGACCCGCGCGAGCGCGAGATTGTGGCCGACGCGCCCAAGCTGCCGGACTACGTCGGCGAGGACGCACGTGCGCACTACGAGGCGGTCAAGACGCACCTCGATGCGCTCGGTATCCCGTACGTAGAGGACCCGCTGCTCGTGCGCGGCATCGACTACTACACCCGGACCGTGTTCGAGTTGGAGAGCGACGCACTCGGCGCGCAGAGCGCGCTGGCCGCTGGCGGCCGGTATGACGGACTGGCGGAGGCGGTGGGCAGCAAAACGCCTGTTCCGGCGGTCGGCTACGCAGCCGGGATCGAGCGCCTGTTCCTCGCCCTCGCGGATGCAGGCACGGAGCTCCCCGGCCTCTCGCGCCCCGACGCGTTCCTCGTCGCGATGGACGACGACGCGCGCCCCTGGACACTCCAGACCGCCCAGGCGCTCCGCGCCAGAGGCCTCCGCGTCGAGTTCGACCTGCTGGGGCGCGCGTGGCGGAAGCAGCTGAAAGAGGCCTCACGTCAAGACGCCCGGTTCGCCGTCATCGTCGGCCCGGACGACCTGGCCTCTGGCGTTGCGCAGGTCAAGGACCTCGCCAGCGGCGAGCAAACCGCCACGCCGTTCGCCGATCTTGCCGGCGCCCTCGGAGCGGCGCCAGAGGCGTAG
- a CDS encoding PTS sugar transporter subunit IIA yields MIQTQTLLTLLPAERVRVGLPAASKRELLETMSALAAHGTAADASVILDAVLQREALMSTGVGQGLALPHARTQSVDDTTAALAILESAVDYDSLDGSPVRIVLLLAGPERERSVHLRLLSRISRVMADAGTRQRLLDAESVRDVHRALADAEAALG; encoded by the coding sequence GTGATCCAAACCCAGACGCTTCTTACCCTGCTCCCGGCTGAACGTGTACGCGTCGGCCTTCCCGCCGCGTCGAAACGAGAGCTATTGGAGACGATGTCGGCCCTGGCCGCGCACGGAACGGCCGCCGATGCCTCTGTCATCTTGGACGCGGTCCTTCAGCGCGAGGCGTTGATGTCTACGGGCGTGGGGCAGGGGCTCGCCCTCCCGCACGCGCGCACCCAGAGCGTGGACGACACGACGGCCGCGCTCGCCATCTTGGAGTCGGCCGTGGACTATGACTCGCTGGACGGTTCGCCCGTTCGCATCGTGCTTTTGCTCGCAGGACCGGAGCGCGAGCGGAGCGTGCATCTTCGGCTCCTGAGCCGCATTTCGCGCGTGATGGCGGACGCGGGTACGCGCCAGAGGCTGCTCGACGCCGAGTCAGTCCGCGATGTTCACCGCGCGCTGGCCGACGCAGAGGCCGCGCTGGGGTAG
- a CDS encoding DoxX family protein, with product MSGLTQKMFASGENSLGADLGLLVLRVSVGLAMAFGHGLGKLPPSAGFVSKTGELGFPAPEVFAWLAALSEFGGGLLLALGLLTRPAAAAVLFTMGVAFFLAHAGDAFGDRELSYAYGSAAIALLLAGGGRYSLDAIVGRRLRRA from the coding sequence ATGAGCGGGCTGACACAGAAGATGTTCGCCTCTGGCGAGAACTCGCTCGGGGCCGACCTCGGCCTGCTCGTGCTTCGCGTCAGCGTGGGCCTCGCGATGGCGTTCGGCCACGGGCTCGGTAAGCTCCCGCCGAGCGCCGGGTTTGTCTCGAAAACGGGAGAGCTCGGCTTTCCGGCGCCAGAGGTATTTGCGTGGTTGGCCGCTCTTTCGGAGTTCGGCGGCGGGCTCCTTCTCGCGCTCGGACTGCTCACGCGGCCTGCTGCCGCGGCCGTCCTCTTCACGATGGGCGTAGCCTTTTTCCTCGCGCACGCCGGCGACGCCTTTGGCGACCGCGAACTGTCCTACGCCTACGGGAGCGCCGCCATCGCGCTGCTTCTTGCAGGGGGCGGGCGCTACAGCCTGGACGCGATCGTAGGGCGCCGTTTGCGGCGTGCCTGA
- the hutI gene encoding imidazolonepropionase, with protein sequence MPVLTDVKRLYTCPPEARADDVGEIESAAMVWREGRVEWVGREQDLPVAYADEPEVSAAGLTVVPGLVDCHTHLAFGGARADEFTERLNGTSYLDIAARGGGILSTVRATREASEELLQVNADLLLCRMLRRGVTTVEAKSGYGLSLADELKQLRVYKRLAQTSRQRLIPTLLAAHAVPPEFSGNRDGYLDLICNEILPAVAAERLAVFCDAFVETGAFTPDEARRVFAAARGLGLVPKLHADQLSDTGGGALAAEVGAASADHLENISEASIRAMARAGTVAVSLPLATLVLGVEPLPARELMEAGVPVAVATDFNPGSAPVADLPLAMWAACVRQRMTPAQVLRGATTVAARALQLHGSVGSLLPGYHADFVLINSSSVETWMYSFDPDAIWYAYIGGEVAYDWSA encoded by the coding sequence GTGCCGGTCCTCACCGATGTCAAGAGGCTGTACACGTGCCCGCCAGAGGCCCGCGCCGACGATGTGGGTGAGATCGAGAGCGCGGCGATGGTGTGGCGCGAGGGTCGCGTGGAGTGGGTTGGGCGTGAGCAAGACCTCCCGGTTGCGTATGCGGATGAGCCGGAGGTCTCTGCCGCCGGCCTGACGGTCGTGCCAGGGTTGGTGGACTGCCACACGCACCTCGCCTTTGGGGGCGCGCGGGCCGATGAGTTCACCGAGCGCTTGAACGGAACGTCCTACCTCGACATCGCCGCAAGAGGCGGGGGCATTCTCTCGACGGTCCGCGCCACGCGCGAAGCGTCCGAAGAGTTGTTGCAGGTAAATGCGGACCTCCTGCTTTGCCGCATGTTGAGGCGCGGCGTCACGACGGTCGAGGCGAAAAGCGGGTACGGGCTTTCGCTGGCGGATGAGCTCAAGCAACTCCGCGTCTACAAGCGGCTCGCGCAGACCTCGCGCCAGAGGCTCATCCCGACGCTTCTCGCGGCCCACGCCGTCCCGCCAGAGTTCTCAGGCAACCGCGACGGGTACCTGGATCTGATCTGTAACGAGATTCTCCCGGCCGTTGCTGCGGAGCGTTTGGCGGTCTTTTGCGACGCCTTTGTCGAGACCGGCGCGTTCACACCGGACGAGGCGCGGCGGGTCTTCGCCGCCGCCAGAGGCCTCGGGCTCGTCCCCAAGCTGCACGCCGACCAACTCAGCGATACGGGGGGCGGAGCACTCGCGGCCGAGGTGGGCGCTGCGAGCGCGGACCATCTGGAGAACATCTCGGAGGCCAGCATCCGCGCGATGGCGCGCGCGGGAACGGTCGCGGTAAGCCTGCCTCTGGCGACGCTGGTGCTCGGCGTGGAGCCGCTGCCCGCTAGGGAGTTGATGGAGGCCGGAGTGCCTGTGGCCGTAGCAACCGACTTCAACCCCGGCAGCGCGCCCGTCGCGGACCTGCCTCTGGCGATGTGGGCCGCCTGCGTGCGCCAGAGGATGACGCCCGCGCAGGTGCTCCGCGGCGCTACGACCGTGGCCGCGCGGGCACTGCAATTGCACGGGTCAGTCGGGTCGCTTCTGCCCGGCTACCACGCGGACTTTGTCCTGATCAACAGCTCGTCGGTGGAGACGTGGATGTACTCGTTCGATCCCGACGCTATCTGGTACGCGTACATCGGCGGCGAGGTGGCATACGATTGGTCGGCCTAG
- a CDS encoding ABC transporter ATP-binding protein has protein sequence MRDTAAGIEIDAVTKLYGSVRAVDGVSLSVPPGSLVSLLGPSGSGKTTLLRLVGGFETPEAGSIHIAGRDVTPLAPQKRPTATVFQSYALFPSMSVGENVAYGLDAKLPKAERQRRVQESLARVDMAVLGERPVAALSGGQQQRVALARALAVEPDVLLFDEPLSNLDAELRVQTRAEIRALQQRLGITALYVTHDQEEALALSDQIAVLRTGQLVATGTPEALYAQPPTAYVASFLGGANVVRGPLAERLGGRPLADEQALAVRPEDLAPETDSASGVPATLLARQYLGREAEWVVEADGVRLVLRVAPDLAPPEALRLAARRSTVVLDDLSQNPTPSPE, from the coding sequence ATGCGAGACACCGCCGCAGGCATCGAGATCGACGCCGTTACCAAGCTGTACGGCAGCGTGCGCGCCGTGGACGGCGTCTCGCTAAGCGTTCCGCCGGGCTCACTTGTGTCGCTGCTCGGCCCGTCAGGCTCGGGCAAGACAACGCTGCTCCGTTTGGTAGGCGGCTTCGAGACGCCAGAGGCTGGAAGCATCCACATCGCGGGGCGTGACGTGACGCCTCTGGCGCCGCAGAAGCGGCCCACGGCGACGGTGTTTCAGAGCTACGCGCTCTTCCCGTCGATGAGCGTGGGCGAAAACGTGGCGTACGGTTTGGACGCGAAGCTGCCGAAGGCGGAGCGCCAGAGGCGCGTGCAGGAATCGCTGGCACGTGTGGATATGGCCGTATTGGGGGAGCGTCCTGTTGCCGCGCTCTCCGGCGGGCAGCAGCAGCGCGTGGCGCTGGCTCGCGCCCTGGCCGTGGAGCCCGACGTGCTCCTGTTCGACGAGCCGCTGTCCAACCTCGACGCCGAGCTGCGCGTGCAGACGCGCGCCGAGATCCGCGCGCTCCAGCAGCGCCTCGGTATTACCGCCCTCTACGTCACGCACGATCAGGAAGAAGCCCTCGCGCTTTCGGATCAGATCGCGGTCCTGCGTACGGGGCAACTCGTCGCCACCGGTACGCCAGAGGCGCTCTACGCGCAGCCGCCGACGGCCTACGTCGCCAGCTTCCTCGGCGGCGCTAACGTCGTACGCGGGCCTCTAGCGGAGCGGCTGGGAGGCCGGCCTCTGGCGGATGAGCAGGCGCTCGCCGTGCGTCCTGAGGACCTCGCGCCCGAAACGGACTCCGCGTCGGGCGTGCCCGCCACGCTTCTCGCCCGGCAGTACCTCGGACGTGAGGCGGAGTGGGTGGTCGAAGCCGATGGCGTGCGCCTCGTGCTCCGCGTGGCGCCAGACCTGGCCCCGCCAGAGGCCCTGCGCCTGGCCGCCCGTCGCTCAACGGTCGTCCTCGACGACCTCTCTCAGAACCCGACACCGTCGCCTGAGTAG